One window of the Aquila chrysaetos chrysaetos chromosome 8, bAquChr1.4, whole genome shotgun sequence genome contains the following:
- the IL20RA gene encoding interleukin-20 receptor subunit alpha isoform X3, protein MKNVLHWSAPEGTGDGVLYKVKYSVYGVGKWIRKPECRNINRTWCDLSSETSDYEEQYYASVKAFLNGMCSDWMETTRFNPLTDTKIDPPMVSVSSTEKSISIILTAPEKWKRSPEEESISLLQVYPGLQYNVSVLNKKTKKRWWFSISNNTLVVPWLEPGTTYCVSAQIRVSTPLLYSGFSKEYCIATLKDKTADEAITVTFGCVLPVMLAVLFISMTCYCVHRYIHVSKQKHPTNLVWHYTDKCKERVFIPCEKIVVNLISVNVDEYKPSQESNRLSGGKSPCYYTIYNGTEGKDLPSKEVPETKHLLDISHEDISHKEEGDKTGNWPSYGQPRTNNTFRQKNAGTVEYEHDVRAEDFTPSQKLEEKTSGPRGLPGEPQIALGDLGNKKTGQPYCPQLLVRAADPCLGQKIEELNLKMVDAADELPSETHISLVDLDTEKSGQTSYPQLEKIAQGLTEKEGEQTIVVDWDPHTGRLYIPTLSSVENQVCERVFKCDDPDKEGILSRLYEKKVSDESSEDQETYLLQFKEQWGLHVEMEE, encoded by the exons ATATGGTGTTGGCAAATGGATTAGAAAGCCAGAATGCAGGAATATTAACAGAACATGGTGTGACCTCTCCAGTGAGACCTCTGACTATGAAGAACAATACTACGCGAGCGTTAAAGCCTTCCTAAATGGGATGTGCTCTGACTGGATGGAGACCACACGATTCAACCCTCTTACAGACA CTAAAATTGATCCACCCATGGTAAGTGTGTCTTCTACTGAGAAATCTATTTCAATCATTCTGACTGCTCCTGAGAAGTGGAAGAGAAGTCCTGAGGAAGAATCCATATCTCTGCTTCAGGTGTATCCTGGCCTGCAATACAACGTGTCTGTCctcaacaaaaaaacaaagaagcGG TGGTGGTTCTCCATCAGCAACAACACCTTGGTTGTGCCCTGGTTAGAACCTGGAACAACTTATTGTGTCAGTGCACAGATACGTGTCAGCACACCACTTTTGTACAGTGGGTTCTCCAAAGAATATTGCATTGCTACATTGAAAG ATAAAACAGCAGATGAGGCTATAACAGTCACATTTGGATGTGTTCTGCCTGTCATGCTGGctgtcctttttatttcaatgacATGCTATTGTGTGCACAGGTATATTCATGTCAGCAAACAGAAACATCCAACAAACCTG gtaTGGCACTACACtgacaaatgcaaagaaagggtTTTCATACCATGTGAAAAAATAGTGGTCAACCTTATCAGTGTTAACGTGGATGAGTACAAGCCGTCTCAGGAATCCAATCGTCTATCGGGAGGGAAAAGTCCCTGTTACTACACCATTTACAATGGCACCGAAGGGAAGGATTTGCCTTCAAAAGAAGTGCCGGAAACAAAACACTTGCTTGATATTTCACATGAAGATATTTCACACAAAGAGGAAGGGGACAAAACTGGGAACTGGCCATCTTATGGCCAGCCTAGAACAAACAATAccttcagacagaaaaatgcaggGACTGTAGAGTATGAACATGATGTAAGGGCTGAAGACTTCACTCCCAGTCAGAAACTAGAAGAGAAAACTTCTGGCCCCAGGGGACTACCAGGTGAGCCACAGATTGCTTTGGGGGACTTGGGTAATAAGAAAACAGGACAGCCGTATTGCCCCCAACTACTGGTTAGGGCAGCAGACCCTTGTTTGGGACAGAAAATAGAGGAACTTAATTTGAAGATGGTTGACGCAGCAGATGAATTGCCGAGTGAGACCCATATCAGCTTGGTGGACTTAGACACTGAAAAATCTGGGCAGACATCCTAccctcagctggaaaaaatagcaCAGGGTCTCACAGAGAAAGAGGGTGAACAGACCATAGTAGTAGATTGGGATCCCCATACTGGAAGACTGTATATTCCTACCTTGTCCAGTGTTGAAAATCAGGTGTGTGAAAGAGTATTCAAGTGTGATGATCCTGACAAAGAGGGAATTTTGTCCAGACTGTATGAGAAAAAGGTATCTGATGAATCATCAGAGGACCAAGAAACATACCTCCTGCAGTTCAAGGAGCAATGGGGACTGCATGTAGAAATGGAAGAGTGa
- the IL20RA gene encoding interleukin-20 receptor subunit alpha isoform X4, translating into MSFTGRHQKAQEMEYSTRYGVGKWIRKPECRNINRTWCDLSSETSDYEEQYYASVKAFLNGMCSDWMETTRFNPLTDTKIDPPMVSVSSTEKSISIILTAPEKWKRSPEEESISLLQVYPGLQYNVSVLNKKTKKRWWFSISNNTLVVPWLEPGTTYCVSAQIRVSTPLLYSGFSKEYCIATLKDKTADEAITVTFGCVLPVMLAVLFISMTCYCVHRYIHVSKQKHPTNLVWHYTDKCKERVFIPCEKIVVNLISVNVDEYKPSQESNRLSGGKSPCYYTIYNGTEGKDLPSKEVPETKHLLDISHEDISHKEEGDKTGNWPSYGQPRTNNTFRQKNAGTVEYEHDVRAEDFTPSQKLEEKTSGPRGLPGEPQIALGDLGNKKTGQPYCPQLLVRAADPCLGQKIEELNLKMVDAADELPSETHISLVDLDTEKSGQTSYPQLEKIAQGLTEKEGEQTIVVDWDPHTGRLYIPTLSSVENQVCERVFKCDDPDKEGILSRLYEKKVSDESSEDQETYLLQFKEQWGLHVEMEE; encoded by the exons ATATGGTGTTGGCAAATGGATTAGAAAGCCAGAATGCAGGAATATTAACAGAACATGGTGTGACCTCTCCAGTGAGACCTCTGACTATGAAGAACAATACTACGCGAGCGTTAAAGCCTTCCTAAATGGGATGTGCTCTGACTGGATGGAGACCACACGATTCAACCCTCTTACAGACA CTAAAATTGATCCACCCATGGTAAGTGTGTCTTCTACTGAGAAATCTATTTCAATCATTCTGACTGCTCCTGAGAAGTGGAAGAGAAGTCCTGAGGAAGAATCCATATCTCTGCTTCAGGTGTATCCTGGCCTGCAATACAACGTGTCTGTCctcaacaaaaaaacaaagaagcGG TGGTGGTTCTCCATCAGCAACAACACCTTGGTTGTGCCCTGGTTAGAACCTGGAACAACTTATTGTGTCAGTGCACAGATACGTGTCAGCACACCACTTTTGTACAGTGGGTTCTCCAAAGAATATTGCATTGCTACATTGAAAG ATAAAACAGCAGATGAGGCTATAACAGTCACATTTGGATGTGTTCTGCCTGTCATGCTGGctgtcctttttatttcaatgacATGCTATTGTGTGCACAGGTATATTCATGTCAGCAAACAGAAACATCCAACAAACCTG gtaTGGCACTACACtgacaaatgcaaagaaagggtTTTCATACCATGTGAAAAAATAGTGGTCAACCTTATCAGTGTTAACGTGGATGAGTACAAGCCGTCTCAGGAATCCAATCGTCTATCGGGAGGGAAAAGTCCCTGTTACTACACCATTTACAATGGCACCGAAGGGAAGGATTTGCCTTCAAAAGAAGTGCCGGAAACAAAACACTTGCTTGATATTTCACATGAAGATATTTCACACAAAGAGGAAGGGGACAAAACTGGGAACTGGCCATCTTATGGCCAGCCTAGAACAAACAATAccttcagacagaaaaatgcaggGACTGTAGAGTATGAACATGATGTAAGGGCTGAAGACTTCACTCCCAGTCAGAAACTAGAAGAGAAAACTTCTGGCCCCAGGGGACTACCAGGTGAGCCACAGATTGCTTTGGGGGACTTGGGTAATAAGAAAACAGGACAGCCGTATTGCCCCCAACTACTGGTTAGGGCAGCAGACCCTTGTTTGGGACAGAAAATAGAGGAACTTAATTTGAAGATGGTTGACGCAGCAGATGAATTGCCGAGTGAGACCCATATCAGCTTGGTGGACTTAGACACTGAAAAATCTGGGCAGACATCCTAccctcagctggaaaaaatagcaCAGGGTCTCACAGAGAAAGAGGGTGAACAGACCATAGTAGTAGATTGGGATCCCCATACTGGAAGACTGTATATTCCTACCTTGTCCAGTGTTGAAAATCAGGTGTGTGAAAGAGTATTCAAGTGTGATGATCCTGACAAAGAGGGAATTTTGTCCAGACTGTATGAGAAAAAGGTATCTGATGAATCATCAGAGGACCAAGAAACATACCTCCTGCAGTTCAAGGAGCAATGGGGACTGCATGTAGAAATGGAAGAGTGa